CATTTTTTCAAGAAAAATATCTTTGCTGAATTTTGCCGCTTGTTGTTCACATGCGGAGCGCAGGGAAAGCGCCCGTTTGGGACTCAGCTCTTGAACGGCATTGATGATGTCTTCAGGGGAGGGATCGGCTTTCACCAAAATGCCTGTTTTATCAGGGATGATGGTTTCCAGCAATCCGCCTTCAGCGACACCCAGCACCGGTTTGCCCGCCGCCATCGATTCAACAGGAGACATGCCGAAATCCTCCTCCCTTGGAATATACAGGGTGGCGATCGCGTTTCCCACCAGGTCTTTTAATTGACTGTCATCTACCGGGCCGGCAAACGTGATGTTCTTTTTACCATCAGCTAATTGTTTAAGTTTTTCCAATTCCGGGCCTGCTGAAGCTACGATGAGACGTTTGTCGGGCATTTGGATAAAGGCTTTGACGATGATGTCTATACGCTTTAAAGGGTCCAGTCGGGCGAATGATAGGTAATAGTCCTCTTGTTTCAGCCAGTGAAATTTTTCCGTGTCACAGGGGGGGTGAATGACGATCGAATCCCGGCTCAAAAATGTTTGGATTCTTTTTTGAATGTTCACCGAATTGGCAACGACAACGTCCATCTTCCGCAGGGCGGATTCATACAATGGCTGAAAGAACAGATTGAAAGCCCTGTGGTTGAGCGCCTGAGCGGGAGAAAGGGAAGACAGTCTATACTCTTTGAGATCGTATAGAGAGCGGGGAGGGGTGTGGCAGTAATAAATATTTTTTCCGCCACGATGATTATTGACGGCAAGCGGCGCATCCTGACCGCTATAGATGACCGTCTCGTAATTTTTTAGGAACCGGGTTTTCATTCGGAATCCATAATATCGTTCGACGGTGCGCCACCCCCACAATTTGGACTGTATTTTTAAGTCGATGCATTTTCCCGGCAATGTGGCGAGGTCGTAACTTTGATCCGAGTGAACCCCAAAAGCCAGATCGAGATTCAATCCCTGGCATAGGGTATGGACCAATCGCTCCCCGCCTCCCTTGAAGACGAAAGAATCGTGCAACACAAGTGCTTTATTGCGATTCACCTGCGGACGGCCTCCTTTTCCAACTCCATGCATAGATTCCATATCCCATAAAAGCCAACAAAAATGCTTCTGTCGCAATGGTTCCAAACGCCGCTCCC
The nucleotide sequence above comes from Nitrospinota bacterium. Encoded proteins:
- a CDS encoding glycosyltransferase, translating into MNRNKALVLHDSFVFKGGGERLVHTLCQGLNLDLAFGVHSDQSYDLATLPGKCIDLKIQSKLWGWRTVERYYGFRMKTRFLKNYETVIYSGQDAPLAVNNHRGGKNIYYCHTPPRSLYDLKEYRLSSLSPAQALNHRAFNLFFQPLYESALRKMDVVVANSVNIQKRIQTFLSRDSIVIHPPCDTEKFHWLKQEDYYLSFARLDPLKRIDIIVKAFIQMPDKRLIVASAGPELEKLKQLADGKKNITFAGPVDDSQLKDLVGNAIATLYIPREEDFGMSPVESMAAGKPVLGVAEGGLLETIIPDKTGILVKADPSPEDIINAVQELSPKRALSLRSACEQQAAKFSKDIFLEKMKTLIDAR